From Chloracidobacterium thermophilum B:
GGTTGGCTCCTGGGAGAACCACCCCCTCAGGCCGGTTTCTGTCAAGATACCGCCCAATTCCTGCCGTGAGGTGGCGGGCAATGGCTTTTCGTTTCCGACGACATGACCTGCTCTTCGTCGTGGTTGTCACGCTGGTTGTGGCCGGACTGGCCTACCTTTCCAGTCGGGGGAAACGGCCGCGCCCGGTCGCTGCCGCCTGCGACGTATCACGCCAGAAACCGGAACTGCCGGTACGCGAACGGCGCGGGCAGTGCCTGAGTTGTCACGATCCCCACCAGGGCGCAGCCGTCAACCACCGTCTTACGCCCACCCATCCACAAAAATGGCTCGATGAAAAATTTGCTTGCACGGGCTGCCACACCATCAGTAAACCCACAGTAGCCAGGATACCGTAGTCCCAAGTCCTTTCAGCGAGGCATCCCTATGTCCACACCGGCCAAGAAAACCGCCACCAATGCCAGAAAAAAAGCCACCGCTCCCCCCACCTATGCCAACTACATCCAGGGCGCCTGGGTGCCTTCCAAAAACGGCGAAGTCTTTGCCAACCACAACCCGGCCGACACCCGCGACATCGTCGGCTACTTCCCCCACTCAACGGCGGAGGACATTGACGCCGCCGTCGCCGCTGCCGCTGAAGCCTATCCCCGCTGGCGGCTTGTTCCTCCGCCCAAACGTGCTGAGTACATTTTCCGGGTGGGCGAAATTCTCATCCGGGACAAGGAAGCCATCTCCCGCGACATGACCCGCGAAATGGGCAAGGTGCTCAAGGAAACCCGTGGCGACACCCAGGAAGCCATAGACATGGCCTATTTCGTCGCCGGTGAAGGACGGCGGCTCTATGGGCAGACGACGACCTCCGAACTGGCCAACAAGTTTGCCATGACGGTTCGGGATGCCATTGGCGTCTGCGGACTCATCACCCCGTGGAATTTCCCCATCGCCATCCCCTCGTGGAAAATTCTGCCGGCAATCCTGTGTGGCAACACCGTGGTCATCAAACCCGCCGAGGATACGCCGCTTTCGGTGTACCGCTTCGTCAAAGCCTTTGAAGAAGCCGGGCTGCCGCCGGGCGTTGTCAACCTCGTGACCGGCTACGGGGAAACCGCCGGCGCACCGCTCGTCACCCACCCGACCATCCGTCTCGTGTCCTTTACCGGCTCAACCCAGGTGGGGCGGCTCATCGCCACCCAGGCCGCCGACAAGGGCAAGAAGTGCAGCCTTGAAATGGGCGGGAAAAACGCCCTCATCGTCATGGACGACGCCAACCTCGAACTCGCCGTCGAAGGCGCGGTCTGGGGTGCTTTCGGAACGACAGGCCAGCGCTGCACGGCGGCCTCACGCCTTATCGTTCACAAGAAAGTCATCAAAAAGTTCACCCAGATGCTCGTCGAGCGTACTCAGGCGCTGCGCGTCGGGCCGGGTCTCGACCCCGCCAATGAAGTCGGCCCTGTGATCAACCAGGACCAGCTCGAACGGGTGCTCCACTACATTGACATCGGGCAAACCCAGGACAAAGCCAAACTGCTCTGCGGCGGAAAGCGCCTCACCGAAGGCGACCTGGCCCACGGCTACTTCATCGCCCCGACCGTCTTCGGCGACGTGGCCCCGCAGGCCGTCATCGCTCAGGAAGAAATCTTCGGCCCCGTGACAGCCATTATCCCCTGCCAGGACTTTGAAGAGGCCCTTGCCATTGCCAACGGCGTCGGTTATGGCCTCTCAGCCTCGATCTACACCAGCGACATCAACCGTGCCTTCCATGCCATGCGCGATCTCGAAACCGGCATCTGCTACGTCAACGCTCCAACCATCGGCGCGGAAGTGCACCTGCCGTTCGGCGGCGTCAAGGGCACCGGCAACGGCCACCGGGAAGGCGGCTTGCAGGCATTAGAGATTTTCTCGGAGTGGAAAACGCTCTACGTTGACTTCAGTGGACGGCTTCAGAAAGCCCAAATCACCGACTGAACCCCGCGCAGGGGGAGCCCGCTTCCTGACCCGGAAAGCCTCCGGCCGGATGCCACCGCGTGGCCCCCTCCGCTGGTTATTCCCGACACGGAGGAATCTCCCATGGCTGGACAACGTACTGCACTCACCGCACACAACCTCAGCGTACCGGGCTATCTGAGCCTCCCGACGGCGCCTGGCCCGGGCGTCATCGTTCTGCAGGAATGGTGGGGTCTCGTCCCACACATCGAATCCGTTGCCGACCGGTTGGCCGAAGCTGGCTATACGGCGTTTGCTCCCGACCTCTACCAGGGGCAATCCACAACCTCCCCCGACGAAGCCGGCAAGCTCATGATGGCGCTCAACATTGCCCAGACCGCCGAACAGTTGCGCGCCGTCGTCCAGGCGCTGCGCGAACACCCTTCCACCCAGGGCCACCCCAAAGTCGGCATCATCGGTTTCTGCATGGGCGGCCAGTTGGCCCTCTATGCGGCCTGCGAAAACCCGGACATCGGTGCCTGTGTGGACTTCTATGGCATCCACCCCAACGTCAAACCCAACTTCGCCAATCTGTCCGCACCGGTGCTGGGCATCTTTGCCGAGAAAGACGCCTTCGTCACCCCAGAAGCTGTGGCGGCCCTGCGGCAGGAACTCGACCGATACGGAAAGACCTACGACTTCGAGACCTATCCCGGCACTGACCATGCGTTCTTCAACGATACACGCCCCGAAGTCTATCACCCCGATGCCGCCTATGACGCCTGGGACCGCGTCCTGCGCTTCTTCAAAGCCCACCTGCCATAGCCTTCCAACCACAAGGACAGAAGCCCGCCATGTCATTCAACAAAATCATCATTTACGGCCACCTCGGACGTGACCCCGAAATCCGCTACACCCCACAGGGCATTCCTGTCTGCACCTTTTCCGTTGCCACCAGCGAGCGTAAAAAAGGGCAGGGGGACAGTGAACCGACGGAAACCACAACCTGGTTCCGCGTCACAGCCTGGCGCAATCTGGCGGAAACGGCCAGCAAGTATCTCAAAAAAGGCAGTCCGGTCTATATCGAAGGCCGACTCAGCGCTCGTGAGTGGACGGACAACGAGGGGACCAAGCGGACCTCGCTTGAAGTTACGGCCACGGAACTGCACCTGATGGGCAGCCGGAGCAGTGGTGAAGAATCCGGTGAGGTCGAATCGGAAGCGGCTGTCAAAATGGACAAAGATACTCCGCAAAAGCCTGCTGAGGACGATGCGGTGCCCTTCTGACCGGACGAAGCTGTGATGCCGGACGACACCCCGCGTCCCTCCCGGCTTGACGCGGCGTACCTGGCGCTGGCCTGTGGCATTGCCTTTTTTTGGCAGCTTGGCAACCTGGGTCTGGTGGGGCCCGACGAGCCGCGCTATGCCCAAGTGGCGCGCGAGATGTGGCAGCGTGGCGACTGGCTGACGCCCACCCTGGGCGGTGCCACCTGGTTTGAAAAACCGGCCCTGCTGTACTGGCTCATGGGCCTCAGCTTTCAGCTCGTGGGCTTCAACGAGTGGGGCGCCCGCCTCCCTTCAGCCGTGGCCGCCACCCTCACGGTGCTGCTGCTCGGGACGCTCCGCCCGCCCCTGGGGCCAGCGGCGGCACTGATGACAGCCACCAGCCCCATGATGCTCGCCTTCGCGCGCGCAGCCACCTTTGAAGCCCTTCTCACACTTGCAGTTACAACTGCAACACTCGCATTTCACCTAAGCTTTGAAGCCGCCCGTCAGGCGCGCCTGACACAGGCCCGCCTCATCCTTTACCTGTTCTATGTGGCACTCGGCAGCGGCCTGCTCGCCAAAGGACTCGTGGGCCTGGTTTTGCCGCTCGGCAGCCTGCTGTTCTACCTGTTGCTCACGCCGGACCTGCGGCGGGAGCCGTGGAAAGCCCTGCGCCACCTGCGCCCGCTGACGGGCAGCCTGCTGGTGCTGGCCGTCGCCGGTCTCTGGTACATCCCGGTCATCGTCCAGCACGGCTGGCCCTTCATCGAGGAATTCTTCATTGCCCACCACTTCCAGCGGTTCACCTCAAACCGCTTTCACCATCCCGGCCCGGTGTACTACTACCTGCCTATCCTGCTGGCCGGACTGCTCCCCTGGAGCCTCTGGCTGATCGCCGGACTCTACCGCGCCGTGCAGCCGGCAAACCCTGTGGCCACGGGGCACGAAAACTCACAAAATACTTCTACTGACGACGCCAAATCACTTATCCGTCTTGCTTTGTGTGGATTCGTCACCCCCCTGCTTTTCTTCAGCTTCTCCGGCTCCAAGCTGCCCGGCTACATCCTCCCGGCTGTCCCTTTTGCCGCTCTGCTTGCGGCCCACAGCCTGTACTGCCTGTCCGGGCGTCAGCACCTGTTCTGGCTGTGCCTGGCCTCGCTCGGCCAGCTCGGCCTTTATACCGGACTTCAGCTTGCAACTCACAAAATCTCACCGGAAAAGGTTTTGTCTGGCAGGGAATTCTTCCTGGGCGGGCTGCTCGTGACCGTTCTCGGCCTCGGCGCCCTCCACGCCCGCCGGCGAATGTCGGGACTGTTCCGGCTGGCCCTTGTCCAGCTCGGTCTCGTCCTGTGGTTGACGGCCCAGTTCCCCGTTCTCGAACCGCAGTTTTCAACCAAACCTCTGACGGCCATCATCGCCCGCCAGGCACAGCCGGCGGAACTCGTGGTCTTTTTTCGCTGCCGGGAATATGCACCGGTGTTCTACAACCCGGACCATACCACCTGCTGCGACGCC
This genomic window contains:
- a CDS encoding cytochrome c3 family protein is translated as MAFRFRRHDLLFVVVVTLVVAGLAYLSSRGKRPRPVAAACDVSRQKPELPVRERRGQCLSCHDPHQGAAVNHRLTPTHPQKWLDEKFACTGCHTISKPTVARIP
- a CDS encoding aldehyde dehydrogenase family protein; the protein is MSTPAKKTATNARKKATAPPTYANYIQGAWVPSKNGEVFANHNPADTRDIVGYFPHSTAEDIDAAVAAAAEAYPRWRLVPPPKRAEYIFRVGEILIRDKEAISRDMTREMGKVLKETRGDTQEAIDMAYFVAGEGRRLYGQTTTSELANKFAMTVRDAIGVCGLITPWNFPIAIPSWKILPAILCGNTVVIKPAEDTPLSVYRFVKAFEEAGLPPGVVNLVTGYGETAGAPLVTHPTIRLVSFTGSTQVGRLIATQAADKGKKCSLEMGGKNALIVMDDANLELAVEGAVWGAFGTTGQRCTAASRLIVHKKVIKKFTQMLVERTQALRVGPGLDPANEVGPVINQDQLERVLHYIDIGQTQDKAKLLCGGKRLTEGDLAHGYFIAPTVFGDVAPQAVIAQEEIFGPVTAIIPCQDFEEALAIANGVGYGLSASIYTSDINRAFHAMRDLETGICYVNAPTIGAEVHLPFGGVKGTGNGHREGGLQALEIFSEWKTLYVDFSGRLQKAQITD
- a CDS encoding dienelactone hydrolase family protein, whose product is MAGQRTALTAHNLSVPGYLSLPTAPGPGVIVLQEWWGLVPHIESVADRLAEAGYTAFAPDLYQGQSTTSPDEAGKLMMALNIAQTAEQLRAVVQALREHPSTQGHPKVGIIGFCMGGQLALYAACENPDIGACVDFYGIHPNVKPNFANLSAPVLGIFAEKDAFVTPEAVAALRQELDRYGKTYDFETYPGTDHAFFNDTRPEVYHPDAAYDAWDRVLRFFKAHLP
- a CDS encoding single-stranded DNA-binding protein, which codes for MSFNKIIIYGHLGRDPEIRYTPQGIPVCTFSVATSERKKGQGDSEPTETTTWFRVTAWRNLAETASKYLKKGSPVYIEGRLSAREWTDNEGTKRTSLEVTATELHLMGSRSSGEESGEVESEAAVKMDKDTPQKPAEDDAVPF